A single region of the Terriglobales bacterium genome encodes:
- a CDS encoding HD domain-containing phosphohydrolase translates to MSTTARTAPKSGSVHILPVIVYFDGDLACRERLRGTQRFRRMPWEKLDANVAEKVVLTSSERLVREHYDQLRDPSVRVIALCRDRFGDPRLDSVVYAYLPPETTNELLERMVDNALDHIHLHATRRQVGEQLAGATREISELNKIGAALSAEHNTERLLELILTKCREITQSDAGSLYLLELEEVKLPPGKLKDERKEPRKRMRFKLAQNDSKGFPFKETTMELSKKSIAGYVALTGQSLRLGDAYELPEGVPFSFSRRFDESTGYRTKSILAVPMRNQKDEIVGVVQLLNAKRHYEARLEDVAVVEREVVPYTQRQQELVESLASQAAVAYENSQLYEAIQRMLEGFVKASVIAIEARDPTTSGHSFRVANLTVALAEAVDRADSGPFADLKFERSEMKAIRYASLLHDFGKVGVREEVLVKAKKLYPAQMDLIKQRFEFVKRTREVETLKRKLQHLLQSGPEEFAKKSPEFEAELERELRLLDDHLGVVMKSDEPTVLPEGSFGMLQDIATQKFLGFGGDERQLLTPDEVRLLSIRKGSLDESERLQIESHVVHTFNFLQQIPWTREIRTIPEIARGHHEKLNGLGYPYKLAAPEIPVQTRMMTISDIFDALSASDRPYKRAVSQERAIEILGFAVKDGELDPELFKIFLEAKVFEKWKIEPFPY, encoded by the coding sequence ATGAGCACGACGGCACGGACGGCGCCAAAATCCGGGAGTGTCCACATCCTGCCGGTCATCGTGTACTTCGACGGCGACCTGGCATGCCGGGAGAGGCTGCGGGGGACGCAGCGCTTCCGCCGGATGCCCTGGGAGAAGCTGGACGCGAACGTGGCGGAAAAAGTGGTGCTCACCTCGTCGGAACGGCTGGTGCGCGAGCACTACGACCAGCTGCGCGATCCGAGCGTGCGGGTGATCGCGCTCTGCCGCGACCGCTTCGGCGATCCGCGGCTGGACTCGGTGGTGTACGCCTACCTGCCGCCGGAGACCACGAACGAGCTGCTGGAGCGCATGGTGGACAATGCGCTCGACCACATCCATCTGCACGCCACCCGGCGCCAGGTGGGAGAGCAGCTGGCGGGGGCCACGCGCGAGATCTCGGAGCTGAACAAGATCGGGGCGGCGCTGTCGGCGGAGCACAACACCGAGCGGCTGCTGGAGTTGATCCTGACCAAGTGCCGGGAGATCACCCAGAGCGACGCGGGCTCGCTCTACCTGCTCGAACTGGAAGAGGTCAAGCTGCCGCCGGGCAAGCTGAAGGACGAGCGCAAGGAGCCGCGCAAGCGGATGCGCTTCAAGCTGGCGCAGAACGATTCCAAGGGCTTTCCTTTCAAAGAGACGACGATGGAGCTGAGCAAGAAGTCCATCGCCGGCTACGTGGCCCTGACCGGGCAGAGCCTGCGCCTGGGCGACGCCTACGAGCTGCCCGAAGGGGTGCCCTTCTCCTTCAGCCGGCGCTTCGACGAGAGCACCGGGTACCGCACCAAGTCCATCCTGGCCGTCCCCATGCGCAATCAGAAGGATGAGATCGTGGGGGTGGTGCAACTGCTGAACGCCAAGCGGCACTACGAGGCCAGGCTGGAAGACGTGGCGGTGGTGGAGCGGGAAGTGGTGCCGTACACCCAGCGGCAGCAGGAGCTGGTGGAATCGCTGGCCAGCCAGGCGGCGGTGGCCTATGAGAACAGCCAGCTGTACGAGGCCATCCAGAGGATGCTGGAAGGGTTCGTGAAGGCGTCGGTCATCGCCATCGAGGCGCGCGACCCCACCACCAGCGGCCATTCGTTCCGGGTGGCGAACCTGACGGTGGCGCTGGCGGAAGCGGTGGACCGCGCTGACTCCGGGCCGTTCGCCGACTTGAAGTTCGAGCGCAGCGAGATGAAGGCCATCCGCTACGCCTCGCTGCTGCACGATTTCGGCAAGGTCGGGGTGCGCGAGGAGGTGCTGGTCAAGGCCAAGAAGCTCTACCCCGCGCAGATGGACCTGATCAAGCAGCGCTTCGAGTTCGTCAAGCGCACCCGCGAAGTGGAGACGCTGAAGCGCAAGCTGCAGCATCTGCTGCAGAGCGGGCCGGAGGAGTTCGCCAAGAAGTCTCCGGAGTTCGAGGCCGAGCTGGAGCGCGAGCTGAGGCTGCTGGACGACCATCTGGGCGTGGTGATGAAGTCGGACGAGCCCACGGTGCTGCCCGAGGGCAGTTTCGGGATGCTGCAAGACATCGCGACGCAGAAGTTTTTGGGCTTCGGCGGGGATGAGCGCCAGCTGCTGACCCCGGACGAGGTTCGCCTGCTCTCCATCCGCAAGGGATCGCTGGACGAGTCGGAGCGGCTGCAGATCGAGTCGCACGTGGTGCACACCTTCAATTTCCTGCAGCAGATCCCGTGGACGCGGGAGATCCGCACCATCCCGGAGATCGCGCGCGGCCACCACGAGAAGCTGAACGGACTGGGCTATCCGTACAAGCTGGCGGCGCCGGAGATCCCGGTGCAGACGCGGATGATGACCATCTCCGACATCTTCGACGCGCTCTCGGCCAGCGACCGGCCGTACAAGCGGGCGGTCAGCCAGGAGCGGGCCATCGAGATCCTGGGCTTCGCGGTCAAGGACGGCGAGCTCGACCCCGAGCTGTTCAAGATCTTCCTGGAAGCGAAAGTGTTCGAGAAGTGGAAGATCGAACCTTTCCCGTACTAG
- a CDS encoding PaaI family thioesterase: protein MAKSLQETYAPGNICFGCGPANPQGLHIQSFVEGDQVVAEFQPQAHHQAYQGALNGGIIGALMDCHSNWTAAYHLMKRAGADKPPCTVTAEYSIKLLRPTPVAGPVRLVARVAEIKDDRAVIEAELLAGGQVCATARGKFVAVKEGHPAFHRW, encoded by the coding sequence ATGGCAAAGAGTCTGCAGGAGACCTATGCGCCGGGGAACATCTGCTTCGGGTGCGGGCCGGCGAATCCGCAGGGGCTGCACATCCAGAGCTTCGTCGAGGGCGACCAGGTGGTGGCCGAGTTCCAGCCGCAGGCGCATCACCAGGCGTACCAGGGGGCGCTGAACGGGGGGATCATCGGGGCGCTGATGGACTGCCACTCGAACTGGACGGCGGCCTATCACCTGATGAAGCGGGCCGGGGCCGACAAGCCGCCCTGCACCGTGACCGCGGAGTACTCCATCAAGCTGCTGCGGCCGACGCCGGTGGCCGGGCCGGTGCGGCTGGTGGCGCGGGTGGCGGAGATCAAGGACGACCGGGCGGTGATCGAGGCGGAGCTGCTGGCCGGCGGGCAGGTCTGCGCCACGGCGCGGGGGAAGTTCGTGGCGGTGAAGGAAGGGCATCCGGCGTTCCACCGCTGGTGA